A section of the Deinococcus taeanensis genome encodes:
- a CDS encoding nucleotidyltransferase family protein, producing MSGVAGVLLAAGRSARMGRPKQLLPLAGQPLVRRAAHALAQGGFDELLCVIPPGEVGEAVQAALTGLPYRFVLNADPARGLGSSLRAAVEALTEGRAAVLAGAHFALADMPLLTGAHHAALRRAFEASGAPVVLTEYGEPGAPDPVRAPPHLFRADLLGAVRDAPDADHGPRHVIRAYAAQALTLSFPAELLLDVDTPEAFAQAQARLGE from the coding sequence GTGAGTGGCGTGGCCGGCGTGCTGCTGGCCGCGGGACGCAGCGCCCGCATGGGCCGGCCCAAGCAGCTGCTGCCGCTGGCCGGGCAGCCGCTGGTGCGCCGCGCTGCACACGCACTGGCGCAGGGCGGCTTTGATGAGCTGCTGTGCGTGATTCCGCCGGGGGAGGTGGGAGAGGCTGTGCAGGCCGCGCTGACGGGCCTGCCGTACAGGTTCGTGCTGAACGCCGACCCGGCGCGCGGCCTGGGCAGTTCCCTGCGGGCCGCCGTGGAGGCCCTGACCGAAGGCCGGGCCGCTGTGCTGGCGGGCGCACATTTCGCGCTGGCCGACATGCCGCTGCTGACCGGGGCGCACCACGCGGCGCTGCGCCGGGCCTTCGAGGCGTCGGGCGCGCCGGTCGTGCTGACCGAGTACGGTGAGCCGGGCGCGCCGGACCCGGTGCGCGCTCCGCCGCACCTGTTCCGCGCGGACCTGCTGGGCGCCGTGCGGGACGCGCCGGACGCCGATCATGGGCCCCGGCACGTCATTCGCGCGTACGCGGCGCAGGCCCTCACGCTGTCGTTCCCGGCGGAGCTGCTGCTGGATGTGGACACCCCGGAGGCCTTCGCGCAGGCGCAGGCGCGGCTGGGCGAATAG
- a CDS encoding ABC transporter ATP-binding protein, with the protein MNAIETRELRKAYRGRAVVDGLTLTVPAGEVFGFLGPNGAGKSTTVKMLLGLVHPTAGELRVLGGRPHDPGVRARLGFLPEQFRFQTWMTAHEFLRFHGRLSGLKAAELRTRVPQVLEEVGLGGRGNEALGGYSKGMLQRAGLAGAILARPQLVFLDEPTSALDPIGRVEVREIIERLRAQGAAVFLNSHLLSEVEQVCDRVAFVKQGRVLMQGSMRELMGGVLPLDVRVSHLTPDLLAALATIGEVRHTDTNTPGRADVELWLQREDAVPAVADAVHAAGARLYALTPRRPDLETMFLDLIEDTPESRAARPTEARRA; encoded by the coding sequence GTGAATGCCATCGAGACGCGCGAACTGCGCAAGGCGTACCGGGGCCGGGCGGTCGTGGACGGCCTGACCCTGACCGTCCCCGCCGGTGAGGTGTTCGGGTTCCTGGGGCCCAACGGCGCGGGTAAGAGCACCACCGTGAAAATGCTGCTGGGCCTGGTGCATCCTACGGCCGGTGAACTGCGGGTGCTGGGCGGCCGGCCGCACGACCCGGGTGTCCGTGCCCGGCTGGGATTCCTGCCCGAGCAGTTCCGCTTTCAGACCTGGATGACCGCGCATGAATTCCTGCGCTTTCACGGGCGGCTGTCGGGCCTGAAGGCCGCGGAGCTGCGCACGCGCGTGCCGCAGGTGCTGGAGGAGGTCGGCCTGGGCGGGCGCGGAAACGAGGCGCTGGGCGGCTACAGCAAGGGCATGCTGCAGCGTGCCGGTCTGGCCGGCGCCATTCTGGCCCGGCCGCAGCTGGTGTTCCTGGATGAACCCACCAGCGCGCTCGACCCGATCGGTCGGGTGGAGGTGCGGGAAATTATTGAGCGGCTGCGGGCACAGGGCGCGGCGGTGTTCCTGAATTCCCACCTGCTGTCCGAGGTGGAGCAGGTGTGTGACCGCGTGGCGTTCGTGAAGCAGGGCCGGGTGCTGATGCAGGGCAGCATGCGTGAACTGATGGGCGGCGTGCTTCCGCTCGACGTGCGCGTCAGTCACCTCACGCCGGACCTGCTCGCGGCCCTGGCCACCATCGGTGAGGTGAGGCACACGGACACGAACACCCCCGGGCGCGCCGACGTGGAACTGTGGTTGCAGCGTGAGGACGCCGTGCCGGCCGTGGCGGACGCCGTGCACGCCGCCGGCGCGCGCCTGTACGCCCTGACCCCGCGCCGCCCGGACCTGGAGACCATGTTCCTGGACCTGATTGAGGACACGCCCGAAAGCCGCGCGGCCCGCCCCACGGAGGCCCGCCGTGCGTAA
- a CDS encoding metallophosphoesterase — protein sequence MHLTRRTLLRALLSGGGVAALGGGAAVAQAYRFGVTRHTRSLPGLRSPLRVAFLTDLHFGLFIGAGSVRAWVDTVNRQRPDLVLLGGDQLDVRLDSDAAPQALLAELRRLQAPLGVYGVWGNHDYGSFGRYGSAYYGEPRADWEVRRAHLEAAFAQAGVTILRDAGRNVREDLRLGGTDDLWFGRPDVPAALAGAAGRATLLVTHNPDLLPDLPRPVGLVLCGHTHGGQVRLPVVGALRVPSAYGDRYAMGWVQGAFGTPAYVSRGLGLSGAPVRNLCEPEIALFDLQPA from the coding sequence ATGCACCTGACCCGCCGGACCCTGCTGCGCGCGCTTCTGAGCGGCGGTGGCGTCGCCGCGCTGGGCGGCGGTGCGGCCGTGGCGCAGGCGTACCGGTTCGGCGTGACGCGCCACACCCGCAGCCTGCCGGGCCTGCGGTCCCCGCTGCGGGTGGCGTTCCTGACCGACCTGCACTTCGGGCTGTTCATCGGTGCGGGCAGCGTCCGCGCGTGGGTGGACACGGTGAACCGTCAGCGGCCTGACCTGGTGCTGCTGGGCGGCGATCAGCTCGACGTCCGCCTGGACTCCGACGCCGCGCCGCAGGCGCTGCTGGCGGAACTGCGGCGCCTGCAGGCGCCGCTGGGGGTGTATGGCGTGTGGGGCAACCATGACTACGGCAGTTTCGGCCGGTACGGCAGCGCCTACTACGGCGAGCCCCGCGCGGACTGGGAGGTGCGGCGCGCCCACCTGGAAGCGGCCTTCGCGCAGGCGGGGGTGACGATCCTGCGGGACGCAGGCCGGAACGTGCGGGAGGATCTGCGGCTGGGCGGCACGGATGACCTATGGTTCGGCCGGCCGGACGTGCCGGCAGCGCTGGCAGGCGCTGCAGGGCGCGCCACACTGCTGGTGACGCACAACCCGGACCTGCTGCCGGACCTGCCGCGTCCGGTGGGTCTGGTGCTGTGCGGCCACACGCACGGGGGGCAGGTGCGGCTGCCGGTCGTCGGGGCCCTGAGGGTGCCGAGTGCCTACGGGGACCGGTACGCGATGGGGTGGGTGCAGGGGGCGTTCGGCACGCCGGCGTACGTGAGCCGTGGGCTGGGCCTCAGTGGGGCGCCGGTGCGGAATCTGTGCGAGCCGGAAATCGCGCTGTTCGATCTTCAGCCGGCCTGA
- a CDS encoding metallophosphoesterase, whose amino-acid sequence MTRQVLVIPDLHGRPDLLRAALEQYPDAHYVSLGDAIDRGPRSLPVVELLMELHRAGRATLLMGNHERMMQEGVKWYRQYQGTHDLGDYRKAMEGYQWWMRAGGETVREELGGVTLEKFPPLLEAYLGVLKRVVYVTADGQVHDEVPPSPSVLVAHAAPPVRHPQHPNPLSAALWLRPFEGPFPLPEGVTYSVHGHTPVPVPSRLGRHLYLDLGAYETGRLAVAELNVHGLPRVTVLCGRGRPASGRKYTRFGEPVPVTPVDLPGAPPR is encoded by the coding sequence GTGACCCGGCAGGTGCTGGTCATTCCCGACCTGCACGGCCGGCCCGACCTGCTGCGCGCCGCCCTGGAACAGTACCCGGACGCCCACTACGTGTCCCTGGGCGACGCCATTGACCGCGGGCCGCGCAGCCTGCCGGTCGTGGAACTCCTGATGGAGCTGCACCGCGCCGGGCGCGCCACGCTGCTGATGGGCAACCACGAACGCATGATGCAAGAAGGCGTGAAATGGTACCGGCAGTACCAGGGCACCCACGACCTGGGCGACTACCGCAAGGCCATGGAAGGCTATCAGTGGTGGATGCGCGCCGGCGGAGAAACCGTCCGTGAGGAACTCGGCGGCGTCACGCTGGAGAAGTTCCCCCCGCTGCTCGAAGCGTACCTGGGGGTCCTGAAGCGCGTGGTGTACGTCACGGCCGACGGTCAGGTGCACGACGAGGTGCCCCCCTCCCCCAGCGTGCTGGTCGCCCACGCCGCGCCGCCCGTCAGACACCCGCAGCACCCGAACCCGCTCTCCGCAGCGCTGTGGCTGCGGCCCTTTGAAGGGCCGTTCCCTCTGCCCGAGGGGGTCACGTACTCCGTTCACGGCCATACCCCCGTCCCGGTTCCGTCCCGCCTGGGCCGCCACCTGTACCTGGACCTGGGGGCCTACGAAACCGGGCGCCTGGCGGTCGCGGAACTGAACGTGCACGGCCTGCCGCGCGTCACCGTACTGTGCGGCCGGGGTCGGCCCGCGTCGGGCCGGAAGTACACCCGGTTCGGCGAGCCGGTGCCGGTCACGCCGGTGGACCTGCCGGGCGCCCCGCCCCGCTGA
- a CDS encoding VWA domain-containing protein codes for MAELGPAAPAALSAQVTAFAARLRDRHVFLIGPGEVQTALEALGMVDVLSRREVRAALRSVLAASPEQVRVFDLEFNAFFRTDGHSAPRLPPLLPETPAPAAPGPGGEAGEPGEAAGPPEPGAPAPQATPGEQPGEPGGPPQGQETGDPDSNDHDADAPVIRTQLSPNAAPGAAVHAGEGDLAQLLRAASDLIRALELGRARRLRPMPRGSKLDARRTLHAAARTAGDAVTLRWLGRPRRAPRFLLVLDGSRSMGRDATLLLRFAQALHLRSRRVEVFAFSTGLLRLTPLLRRAAPGQPLDLPDLGVAWGGGTRIGENLLRLARDERGRVDRHTVILILSDGLDTGDPALVARALRDLRRRAAGVVWLSPLAATPGYRPVQRAIAAALPFLDALLPAGGADDLHRLGRRLRAARRAGPTGRGG; via the coding sequence GTGGCTGAGCTGGGGCCCGCCGCTCCGGCGGCGCTGAGCGCACAGGTCACGGCCTTCGCCGCGCGCCTGCGAGACCGGCACGTGTTCCTGATCGGGCCGGGCGAGGTGCAGACCGCGCTGGAGGCGCTGGGCATGGTGGATGTCCTGTCCCGGCGTGAGGTGCGCGCCGCGCTGCGCTCGGTGCTGGCCGCCAGTCCCGAGCAGGTCCGGGTGTTCGACCTGGAATTCAACGCATTTTTCCGCACCGACGGGCACAGCGCGCCGCGGCTGCCGCCCCTGCTGCCCGAAACCCCGGCGCCTGCTGCCCCCGGGCCGGGCGGCGAGGCCGGTGAGCCGGGGGAGGCGGCCGGGCCGCCCGAGCCGGGCGCGCCCGCCCCGCAGGCGACGCCCGGAGAACAGCCGGGCGAACCGGGCGGCCCACCGCAGGGCCAGGAGACCGGCGACCCGGACAGCAACGACCACGATGCAGACGCCCCGGTGATCCGCACGCAGCTCAGCCCGAACGCCGCGCCGGGCGCGGCTGTGCACGCGGGCGAGGGGGACCTGGCGCAGCTGCTGCGCGCGGCGTCCGACCTGATCCGGGCGCTGGAGCTGGGCCGAGCGCGGCGGCTGCGGCCGATGCCGCGCGGCTCGAAGCTGGACGCGCGGCGCACGCTGCACGCCGCGGCCCGCACCGCCGGGGACGCCGTGACGCTGCGCTGGCTGGGCCGGCCGCGCCGCGCGCCGCGCTTCCTGCTCGTGCTGGACGGCAGCCGGTCCATGGGCCGGGACGCGACGCTGCTGCTGCGCTTCGCGCAGGCGCTGCACCTGCGGTCCCGTCGGGTGGAGGTCTTCGCCTTCAGCACCGGCCTGTTGCGCCTGACGCCGCTGCTGCGCCGCGCCGCACCGGGGCAGCCGCTGGACCTGCCGGACCTGGGGGTAGCGTGGGGGGGCGGCACGCGCATCGGCGAGAACCTGCTGCGCCTCGCACGAGACGAGCGGGGCCGCGTGGACCGGCACACCGTCATTCTGATTCTCAGTGACGGGCTGGATACCGGAGATCCGGCGCTTGTGGCGCGCGCCCTGCGGGACCTGCGGCGGCGCGCTGCGGGCGTGGTGTGGCTCTCGCCGCTGGCCGCCACGCCTGGGTACCGCCCGGTGCAGCGGGCCATCGCCGCGGCCCTGCCGTTCCTGGACGCGCTGCTGCCGGCAGGCGGCGCGGACGACCTGCACCGCCTGGGCCGGCGGCTGCGTGCGGCGCGCCGTGCGGGCCCTACAGGTCGCGGCGGCTGA
- a CDS encoding M24 family metallopeptidase: protein MAHDHSGREAAAGAGTRDGAEPSWGWAACLNVHIGPHSRPSHAPPGDHALSPGALLHIDYGVRLAHGDCSDLQRVYRPPDGGPLPGAVQAAFQACWSAIQAGADALRPGVPGHAVDAAARAALVQAGYPEYQHALGHGLGRATHDGGTLLGPRYGRTVEGLVWSGEVYTLELGVFVEGHGFVGLEEDVVVRESGPDWLSDRQGEVRALGG from the coding sequence ATAGCTCATGACCATTCAGGACGAGAAGCGGCGGCAGGCGCAGGCACTCGTGACGGCGCGGAACCCTCCTGGGGCTGGGCGGCGTGCCTGAACGTGCACATCGGCCCCCACAGCCGGCCCTCGCACGCTCCACCCGGCGATCACGCCCTGAGTCCGGGCGCGCTGCTGCACATTGATTACGGCGTGCGCCTCGCGCACGGGGACTGTTCGGACCTGCAGCGGGTGTACCGCCCGCCTGACGGCGGGCCGCTGCCCGGCGCGGTGCAGGCGGCGTTCCAGGCGTGCTGGTCAGCCATTCAGGCCGGCGCGGACGCCCTGCGGCCCGGGGTGCCCGGCCACGCGGTGGACGCCGCGGCCCGCGCAGCACTGGTGCAGGCTGGGTACCCGGAATACCAGCATGCGCTGGGGCACGGCCTGGGACGTGCCACGCACGACGGCGGCACCCTGCTGGGGCCGCGCTACGGCCGCACCGTGGAAGGCCTGGTGTGGTCCGGGGAGGTGTACACCCTGGAACTCGGGGTGTTCGTCGAGGGACACGGCTTTGTCGGCCTGGAAGAGGACGTGGTGGTCCGTGAAAGTGGGCCCGACTGGCTCTCGGACCGTCAGGGTGAGGTCCGGGCCCTGGGCGGCTGA
- a CDS encoding ABC transporter permease, which translates to MRNALLIADLSLREATRKRLVTVLLLLTAAFLGFFLYGVYRLDLQLDQRAREAGLDGRSASGASNLPVMYSAMFGMYLVYFLGSLMAVLSTVGAVSGDIENGVMQSVIARPITRAQLVLGRWLGFTAVNVAYVALLSAGLLGGVYALTGYLPPAALPATGLLLLAVTLLTALTVLGSTLFTTLANGIGVFVLYGVGFTGGILSAIGTFADTPTLTTLGRTANTLMPTNALWLGASYHLQPEILRQVGEISRGANPFFSTAPIDPLLVGWAAALSALAVAGAMWRFSRRDL; encoded by the coding sequence GTGCGTAACGCCCTGCTGATCGCCGACCTCTCCCTGCGGGAAGCCACCCGCAAGCGCCTCGTGACGGTGCTGCTGCTGCTCACCGCGGCCTTCCTGGGCTTTTTTCTGTACGGGGTGTACCGCCTGGACCTTCAGCTGGACCAGCGCGCCCGGGAAGCCGGTCTGGACGGCCGCAGCGCCAGCGGGGCGTCCAACCTGCCGGTGATGTACTCGGCGATGTTCGGCATGTACCTCGTGTACTTCCTGGGCTCCCTCATGGCGGTGCTCTCCACTGTCGGTGCAGTCAGCGGCGACATCGAGAACGGCGTGATGCAGAGCGTCATTGCGCGGCCCATCACGCGCGCGCAGCTTGTCCTGGGCCGCTGGCTGGGTTTCACGGCCGTGAACGTCGCGTACGTCGCCCTGCTGAGCGCCGGTCTGCTGGGCGGCGTGTACGCCCTGACCGGGTACCTGCCGCCCGCCGCGCTGCCCGCCACAGGGCTGCTGCTGCTGGCGGTCACGCTGCTCACGGCCCTGACCGTGCTGGGCAGCACCCTGTTCACCACGCTCGCCAACGGCATCGGGGTGTTCGTGCTGTACGGCGTGGGCTTCACCGGCGGCATCCTCAGCGCCATCGGCACCTTCGCCGATACGCCCACCCTCACCACGCTGGGCCGCACGGCCAACACCCTGATGCCCACCAACGCCCTGTGGCTTGGCGCCAGTTACCACCTGCAGCCCGAGATTCTGCGGCAGGTGGGCGAGATCAGCCGCGGCGCCAACCCGTTTTTCAGCACGGCGCCAATCGACCCGCTGCTTGTCGGCTGGGCCGCGGCGCTGAGTGCGCTGGCCGTGGCGGGCGCCATGTGGCGCTTCAGCCGCCGCGACCTGTAG
- a CDS encoding AAA family ATPase, translating into MIPSVNELQLAFQARGYVAGDALATSLRLVVGLGRPLLLEGPAGVGKTEAAKTLAAALGTRLIRLQCYEGLDAQAALYEWNYARQLLHLRAAELRGEGLSDEDLYGEQFLMPRPLLQAIQEPQSAVLLIDEIDRADDAFEAFLLELLAEWQITVPELGTLSAVSRPHVILTSNRSRELSDALRRRCLYHWTEYPTRAQELQIVHSRLPGINETLARQVTDAVHALRALPLGKTPGVAETLDWAAALMTLHADHLDAAALQATLGAVLKLREDQLLAAPTLQAVAAQAQSRG; encoded by the coding sequence ATGATTCCGTCCGTGAATGAACTGCAACTCGCCTTCCAGGCCCGCGGGTACGTGGCCGGGGACGCCCTGGCCACCTCACTGCGGCTGGTGGTGGGTCTGGGCCGGCCCCTGCTGCTGGAGGGACCGGCCGGCGTCGGCAAGACCGAAGCGGCCAAGACGCTGGCGGCCGCGCTGGGCACCCGGCTGATCCGCCTGCAATGCTACGAGGGACTGGACGCGCAGGCGGCGCTGTACGAGTGGAACTACGCGCGGCAGTTGCTGCACCTGCGCGCCGCCGAGCTGCGCGGTGAAGGCCTGAGCGACGAGGACCTGTACGGCGAGCAGTTCCTGATGCCGCGGCCCCTGCTGCAGGCGATTCAGGAACCCCAGTCGGCCGTGCTGCTGATCGACGAGATCGACCGGGCCGATGACGCGTTCGAGGCGTTCCTGCTGGAACTGCTGGCCGAATGGCAGATCACCGTGCCGGAACTCGGCACGCTGAGCGCCGTGAGCCGCCCGCACGTGATCCTCACCAGCAACCGGTCGCGGGAGCTGAGTGACGCGCTGCGCCGCCGCTGCCTGTACCACTGGACGGAATACCCCACCCGCGCGCAGGAACTGCAGATCGTGCACTCGCGCCTGCCGGGCATCAACGAGACGCTGGCGCGGCAGGTGACGGACGCCGTGCACGCCCTGCGCGCCCTGCCGCTGGGCAAGACCCCTGGCGTGGCCGAGACGCTCGACTGGGCGGCGGCCCTGATGACCCTGCACGCCGATCATCTGGACGCCGCGGCCCTGCAGGCCACCCTGGGCGCGGTGCTGAAACTCCGTGAGGATCAGCTGCTGGCCGCCCCGACCCTGCAGGCGGTGGCGGCGCAGGCGCAGTCCCGTGGCTGA
- a CDS encoding SRPBCC family protein, with amino-acid sequence MKLSYKGQEKVQAPPAAVWAFVQDPERVARCLPDVQEVVVHDQTHMDATVQVGVGMVRGKFKFKIEVQPAPDLNRVNVKVQGGGLGSVVDLTAGADVLDNGDGTTTLDWTGDATMRGPVATVGGRLLDAQAQKLISKTFENMSAHVGASAGTIA; translated from the coding sequence ATGAAACTCAGCTACAAAGGCCAGGAGAAAGTGCAGGCGCCGCCCGCCGCCGTGTGGGCATTCGTGCAGGACCCGGAGCGCGTGGCGCGCTGCCTGCCGGACGTGCAGGAGGTCGTGGTGCACGACCAGACGCACATGGACGCCACCGTGCAGGTGGGGGTCGGGATGGTGCGCGGCAAGTTCAAGTTCAAGATCGAGGTGCAGCCCGCGCCGGACCTGAACCGCGTGAACGTGAAGGTGCAGGGCGGCGGGCTGGGCAGCGTCGTGGACCTGACGGCCGGCGCGGACGTGCTGGACAACGGGGACGGCACCACCACCCTCGACTGGACCGGGGACGCCACCATGCGCGGCCCGGTCGCCACAGTCGGCGGGCGCCTGCTCGACGCACAGGCGCAGAAACTGATCTCGAAGACCTTCGAGAACATGAGCGCGCACGTGGGTGCGTCTGCCGGCACGATCGCCTGA